DNA sequence from the Malus domestica chromosome 11, GDT2T_hap1 genome:
caattgtaatttgtttatattgataaattatggaagacattactatataaaaTGATTTGGTTGTTGCTATTATTTTGAACCTTGCACTCTTTTAACTTTGCCCCTTCTCCCGTCAATTTTTGGCTTTGCCACTGTATGGATCCTACTTAAAACTGGCCACCAAACCTCTTACTTTTCAAAAAAGACAACATTCTATAAGAGGtattgccaaaaataaaaattctaaaaattgttGTATTGTTGTTACTTCGATCCATTAGGCTCGCTAGATGAGAATTGGCTCCACTTTTCATACCTTGCCCACAATTATTTGATCCCCTACAAAGTAAGTGCTAAAAAATTTCATGGTAGTTTGTTCAATGCTAGAAAAAATTAGTGGAGGGACTTACGAAAAAATGAAACATTGTTTTTAACAAGAAAATTTTAAGATTATATACAACAAAACTTGGGCTCTATTCAGTTTGGAATCTGCCGTATGACATTGTTGCGAAATATACATATTCCGCTTTTAAAAGAGAAAGTCTTAATTACAGCGGCAAACGCAAAAAAATTATCTACCTCTCAATTAGTTTGTATTTGTAAATTTCATTTTCAAGTTTTGTGGATGCAGATATGCACTAAACAACATACTAAGTCTAATATTTGGGAATAAGAATCGGATGTAATTAAGTTTGTTTGATAATAGTTACATCTAGTCATGTTGGTGGTAAGTCTTTTGAGTTTAGTGACacctattgttttttatttataatttgctTGTGTTTTTGTGACAAggtacaaactttaaagaaatccttaaaccaaaaattaagactcaataaaaaaaatcaaggccAACTTCGTTAATCTAATAGCTATCATATTGACAGATTTATATGTGTGACAAGTAggagaagaaacaaaagaacCCAACCATATAATTCCAAAGCCAAAAGAACTTCAATTATGACAACTAGAAATTGAATTGGTTCATCTCGATACATGGGGATAACTAAGGGTGGAAAAAAAATACCGaatatcccaaaccaaaccgaaaaattcccaaaaccaaaccgaaaatccCGAAACGTTCGGtactcaataccaaaccaaatcGAAATTTTTGGTACGGAATTGGTTtcaagtttttggtttttcggtattcccaaaccgaaccgaaataaaaaatatatatattatttaatttttaaatatatatttgaaattgtAACAGCCATCGGATTcagttgagatttaatctcaatcGTTCAATAGAAATCAAACCCTACACTTACACTCTATCTCTCCCGTCTCTCTCGACACTCAGTTCTCACTCACTTTCTCTTGCGGCTCGCCTCAAACTTAAACCCTCACCTCACCACCCTCGTTGCCGAATTGTCTTTCCGTTTTCGAATCCTGCCACACAAGTGACTCACCTAAGTCACATCTCTCTCAACTATCACCTTTCTAAtctctctctcagtctctctcgACTTCTCATCCCTCACAGAGTCACAGTGGAGAAGCCTTCCTTCACGAATCACGGCCACCGGCCCCGTTCTTCTTCTCAATCTCTCAGTCTCTCAGTCTCTCTCGATTCCAGTTATCCAGTGTACTGTGCAATTCTCCTCCAATTCAGGTAAAGTTCACAAGCTAATTTAGGGTTGGAATTCGagattagggtttgtgaaatttaGCACTTAGAAGATCGAGTAGACTGCATACTGAGGGTTTAGGGGTTGAATTGGTGATTGAAAGTCGAGATTAGGGGTTCCCTTTTGTCACATACTCACAATTGAAGCATAAATTTGTTACAGGTTGATAGTTGATAGTTCATAGTTGTAGCAATAATTGCAGCTGCTGAAATGAATTTCGAGAGTTGGAGTAAATTGATGAATTAAGTTCAGAATTAACCTTGGGATTTTGGGATGTTTGTAATGCAACACCATAAATGTATTTACAGTTTGTTTAGTTGTTCTTTTATATATGAAGATGTAGTTGTTCTTTTATATATGAAGATGTAGTTGTTCTTTTATATATGAAGATGTTGAACTGATGAACTGTCAAATACCCACATAATTGCACGTCATTAGGTTAAGGAATCTTCAATTGCAATGCTAGATCATATATCTTTCCTCAgttgttttgttgttatttttggCCAGGCAAAATTGGGAGTCTGGTAGAAAACGTCTCTGCCCCATCGAATTCAACACTTCACTTCTTTTAAGTGCCTCATCGAACGTCTCTGCCTATATAAACAGTACGGTTGCAACAGTTGCTTTGATAATACTATttcttagttttctttcttaaaAACATTAGTTAGATATGAATAATATGAATTCTCCTTATGAATAGATGGCTCTTTAATTACGTTTCCTCTTTATATATATGAAGCTAGTCCTACACttaaggagaaaagaaaattttcgATTACATTTTGTACTGTCCTAGTCCTACTTTATTAATGGAATCCTTGTAATAGGAATACACGCCCTTTTCTTTTGATGTTGTTGGCTACCTTGTGTATATAACGTTTGCAAATTGACACTAGGAGGTCTTTCACTAACAAGTAGGGAGCAACCACAACCATCAGCAAGATCAAGGGCCGAAGGGGCCGAAGATGCCAACAATCTTCATAAACTTTGAGCTTTtcattttgcttttggtttgtaacgtaatttattttgaaactttggtttgtaactaatttttttgcttttgggtttgttacttaatttattttgaaaCCTTGGCTTGTAATTAAGTATTttgcttttggattttttacttaattttttgttgttgcatGCATGTGTAGTAGAATAGGCAGATTAGATTGGATATTGTGAGTATGGGATATGTGCAagattttggtttgattttattTCTATAGAATAACTTGATCACTTCCTTCATTCATGCTTGGGAACTATAGATATGCAGATTGGCAGCACACTACACAGCAGCACAAGCAAGTTATTATAGCCCAAAAACTGAAAAGCCCAAAATTATTTCTGGATTctcgatttgtcccgaaatcctgAAACTATTTTGGgaatcccgaaaatttggtttgggattggtcTTGAAATTGGGaatcccgaaaatttcggttttGGAATCGGCACAATGTTTTTGGTTtggtatcccataccgaactagccccagggccggcccaggcccaaTGATGGCAGGGCAACCGTCCGGAGCTCAAAGTAAttgggggcaccaaaattattagggtagtatatttatatatgttttcattagagtataaatttttaaaatttatggttcaatgacaaagaaatttaactagaattggtggttttgttgtttgaatTTAATgagaggtcttgggttcaaaacaccatgtgtgcttatttacttttcaatttttacaaatttcttttcataagggtataaatatataaaatttggctaaatgATCAAGATGTTTAATTAgaatcaatgttttttttttgtttaaaattaacgagaagtcctaagttcgaaatgctaaatgcatgtttattcttttcaatttttacgaatttttgtttggttgttaatttatttttaattagtagctagtagctatgtgggttgttatttttaaacatttgttccaattcaagtctaatattCAACGAAGAGTAATGCGTTGACCAAATTTTTAGactaaattttcaaattatataACGTGTCATCAAAAAGTTTAATTTAATACGCATTTAAtacttatacatatcaattaaacactcaaaaacataattatttttttagtcccatattgacaaagttagtaaataagaaaaaaagacctcacgatttatacaaaaacactttaaaaattcagattgaaaacaaaactcatatctatctacttgtaaacccagagtttttttgtttgtttctcacgatacaaaataaattagtttttctgtgtttctaatttattaagtttgaagtgtttttctaaatataattttatcgatgttttacgtgtgaaaacaaatatttttcttatataaaatGAGGACACAATTTTTGACGTCATCCCTGACCTCAAAAATCTCTAGACCGGCTCTAAGCCCTAGGGATAACGCACAAAACCGCAACATAACTAATTAAGGAACACTCTTTGAATACAAGTGATGACCATCGAGTGTATGACACTTAatgtaaaaattaaatatttatttaaattggTACGGAAAAATCAACACTAAAGTATAATGTGACCTTCAGTGAATAGAACTTAGGTAAGTTTAGGAGGGAGAAGACTAGAAGAAAAGATAAGatcaatttattatatttttatcatCTATTTGTACTCTTATTTATAAAGTACGATAATTGTTTTTTCGTTAATttagtcattccgttaaaattttcaatattttttgttaGTGTGCTGAAGTGGTCCCAATAATCCAATCTTcaaattctttttcatttttgttaaatgatagatttgttagattaggtGTTGGATTAGAGAGATTTGTTAGTCAAATTCTATTTGTTTACGATAATTTGAAGAGTaaaatttagggaactttaacgaaaagcacccggtactgttcactttaacgaaaaaccacatttttacactaaaaagtcaatcctgttactattcactttaccctttattttgtccttatcattaaaactcaaagttttcaagccattttcattagttttccttaaaatttatTAATCAAAGCTTGCCCACTGGAATTTAACTTAGAGTGGGCTGCAGATCCGTAGTATTGGGCCTGTAAGCCCATGTAAATCTTATCACTCATCAGAAGAAAATACAGAAACGTAACCACTGTATTAGCTCTCCGCCTCCATCATCGTCTAAATTCGcttctttccctctctctccctgaACAGCAAAATGGGTAAAGATCGAAACGGCAGCGTTTCAGAGGGACGAAGTAGGAGCtcggagaaagaggagagacgAAGCAGAAGCTGCGAGAAAGCGGAAGAAACCGAAAGAAAATCCGAGAAAGCGCGAGAAATTTCGGATTCCGAGTCCGGAGAAGACAGGTAGCGCAGTAAATACAGGAGAAAAGCGCGGGAAAGCTCTGAGTCCGGCGATGAAAAGCACGTGAAAAGGAGGAGGAGGCCGCGGAGGCGGTACAGTAGCGAGGAGGATACGGATTCGGAGTCCGAGTCGGAATCGGAGGAGAGCGGCTCGGATTCGGAGTCGGAGTGTGATAGTGGTAGTGAGAGCGACGGCGACAGGAGACGGAAGAGGAggaaaaggagagagaaagctGATGATAGagaaaggaagaggaggaagagagagaaggagaaggggaggaaaaggaggaggagagagaaagaggaagagaggaagaagaaggagaagagaaagaagaagaggaaggagaagaaggagaaaggaaAGGCAGGAGTGGTGACGAATTCGTGGGGTAAGTATGGGATTATCAGAGAAACTGACATGTGGTATGTTTGCTGAATTTTATACTGTTTTAGggttttaagtttctgtttggCTGCTGAGAAAATGTAGGAAAAAGAAGTTTACTTCTCCCACTTGAATTTGATGATTACTGTTGTGTATAGGAACAAACGACCAAAGTTCACAGCATGGTTACAGGAAGTAAAACAGGTAATTCCTTTTCCAACTATTTTACCACCCCATGAAACCATTAATTTGCGTAGTGGTTTATTTCAGTCGTAAAGTTTCTAAGATTATAGAGTTTACCTTTTGATTTGTATGTGTTTCGAAGCCGTGTGTTGATCCGTTTCCAAATTGCAGTCGTCGATAGTTCTAATGGTAATTGTGTCATCTTTCATTAGGTGAACCTGGAACATCTTGCAAATTGGGAAGAGAAGCAAATGTTCAAACAGTTAGTGCGTGTGGATGTGCGGATGCATTTAGTTTATTTTCTCCCAAAGCATCTATATAATGAATTTAACAGGAATTTGCTAGGTATTTTCCTTCTAACTTTTGTATCTTACAATCTGAGTAGAAATTTGTTTCCATTTTAATAGGTTCATGGAAGATCACAATACAGCCACCTTTCCTTCAAAAAAGTAAGCTTCTATTCTATTAGCTTGGGTCATTTCAATTTATTTGtctgaaaagaaaaagttacaaagctttgttcttgctgttGTGGTGAGGTTGTGGAACTCACCTTTTAGGTAGAAATTTTATCTTAATGTGCTTAACCACCTGAATTACGCTAGGCCTAATGAAATGATATGCTATTTTATATAGATCTGTCTCGATATTTTTGAGCCTGCGGTTGTGGTGTAGACACCTTTCTCTTAGGATTTAGAGGAGAATGCAATGTGTGTTTGATCTAATTTTAGTGAAATATCCTTCTTGACTGTGTGATAACTGTGTGATTGATCATAGTGTATAACCAATATACTGTGTGATTCTTTCAAGTGTTGTTATCATAACTGTGTGATTGATCATAGTGTATAACCAATATACTAGACAGCCGTTGTGGTGCCAGATTTTGAATCAATATCTGTGATTAGGTTTACTTGTGTCTGAATGTGCGATTTTGGCTCACAATTTGGCAGCAGAACATGCCTGTTTTGTGTTAATTAGAGATGGAAACAATGGGGAGATATTATCTGAAATTAAAAAGAATTGTGTGCTTTGAATTTTACACGCCTAACCTTTTCTCTGTTGGTTGTAAGGGTTCGTAAGGGTGAGAATGATTGTATGTTCtcactttttctgttttttttttttacttgttaGATTCATCTTCAAGTAATACCACAGAATGACAATTAATTACTTTAACCTTTGTGGTTGCAGGTACTACAGCCTTGATGATTATTACAGGAATAAGATGGAAAAGGAAATTAAAAGAGGTTTTAAGAAGGTTGCGCCAACAGAATGTATTGTATTCAACAATGAGGAACAGAAAAGGTATTGTTTTTATTGCTATCTGATTTAATTTATGGCCTAGTTTTGGCAATATTCAGTTTTAGTACATTCATATGATTTCCATTGATAGCTAACGTGTCAACAATTCACTCCACATTTTGTCTAACAACTGTACTATGTACAATGACAAAAATTTATATTTCACCTGGCTGTACTTATTTAATAGTATTTTGGAGACAAAAGGAAATAATGTTCGGGCAACTTTTTATATACAAGATAGGAGAAACATAAAACCATTTTGGATCTGTTGAC
Encoded proteins:
- the LOC114819792 gene encoding uncharacterized protein isoform X1, giving the protein MWNKRPKFTAWLQEVKQVNLEHLANWEEKQMFKQFMEDHNTATFPSKKYYSLDDYYRNKMEKEIKRGFKKVAPTECIVFNNEEQKRQEMMRMCEKQKEEVEALKRSMQSGLAQAMKEQAQLREEMAYQYKIGNMEAAAAIQRRLDPDAAV